ACTCTTATCTATTGAGTCACATCCCTACCCCCTAATATATGCATGTTTGGAGAAGAGAATTTATCCTAATTTCTGTTGGAATGTGGAACCCTTGAAGTGCTTAGTGGGCCAGAGTGAAAAGCCTGCTGGTGTCCTATATTGGCCTTTTCCCTGAGTGTTTCCTCATCCCTTAGATCCTGCTCTAGACTCTGAATTGACTTCTAAGATGAAGAGCtatgagttccagggaagccatTTCCAGGTCACCCGGGGGGACTATGCCCCCATCCTCCAGAAGGTGGTAGAACACTTGGAGAAAGCCAAGGTAGGTCTGGCTGGGGCCTGAGGGGTCAACTTACAACCCCTCTGGGCAGCAAAGGTGGATGGTCCAAGGCTGACCAGAACCCTTTTTGCCCCTAGGCGTATGCAGCCAACAGCCACCAGGAGCAGATGCTGGCCCAGTACATGGAGAGCTTCACTCAGGGCTCCATTGAGGCCCACAAGAGGGGCTCCCGCTTCTGGATTCAGGACAAAGGCCCTATTGTAGAGAGGTGAGGTGCCAGCCTTTGCCCCCCCTCCATGCCTTCTTCCAGATTTCCTCCATCTCTCCAATTCTCTCCTCTAGTTACATTGGCTTCATTGAGAGCTACCGTGACCCCTTTGGCTCCCGAGGAGAGTTTGAAGGTAACTTCTTGTGGAGTGGGGAGGTTGGGTGGAACTCCCTCTTGCACAGGTCCAAGTTCACACTTCCATTCTCTCTCGAGGGTCTATCTTTCCCTCCTAGAAGTAAAACAGCAGCCCTGGGGCAGTGTACTTACAATATCCCAGGTATTGTGTAGTACAAAGTTAACTTATCATTGTCTTACTGAGCCATCACATGAAGCTTTTACCATAGTGGTGGCTGAGTCGTTACCTTGACTGAGCCATTccactgttttgtcttttgtgcCTGACCTGGCAAGGCTCTAGGTAGACAGACAGGCAAACTGGTTTCTTACCCTGGACTTCCCCATCTGTTCTGTGATGCCAAGTAGTCAGTCCCCTGAGCATCATGGAGTCTTGTGTGTAGTGATGTGCTCAACAGCTAGGGTGTGTGTGCCTGGCCCGTGAGACTGATGTAGCTAtcatccccagctggtggcagaCTGCCTCGGTCCCCATTGCACAGGCAGATCATTGCTGGAGGATTCAGACTGGTCTCTGCCTGCTCTCATTCTCCCCATTCTGTATAGAGACTGAAGATTGCTACAGCTAGGGATTAGCctggcaggagagaggagagtgcCAGCAGTACATAGGAGGCCTCAGACCCGAGGTCCACATGCCTGCAGCTTTCCTGCCTGGGACCTGGGACTTCCTGGCCCCCAGCAGCCAGCACAGTGCCACTGCACATAGTGTGCTCATTATGCACGTGATGACCGGAGGGACTGGGTAAGGTGCAGTGGGACCCCAGGACGCTGCCAAACCACAGCCCCACCTCCCAACAGGCTTCGTGGCCATGGTGAACAAAGCCATGAGTGCCAAGTTTGAGCGGCTGGTGGCAAGTGCTGAGCAGCTGCTCAAGGAGCTACCCTGGCCTCCTGCCTTTGAGAAGGATAAGTTCCTCACCCCTGACTTCACCTCCCTGGATGTCCTCACCTTTGCTGGCTCTGGCATCCCTGCCGGCATCAACATCCCCAACTGTGAGTTCTCTTCATATCCTCCTAATTCTAgtcctcctcctccacacacagTCCTCACCACAAACTGCCCTTTGCCCTCACCCTTCTATCAACCCCCTTGACCTGTGTCCCTCCCTGTGTCAGCTCTCTTCCTTGTCTTCTAGACGATGACCTGAGACAGACGGAAGGCTTTAAGAATGTGTCTCTCGGGAATGTGCTGGCCGTGGCCTATGCCACAAAGCGGGAGAAACTCACGTTCTTGGAGGAAGAGGACAAGGTAGCCCCTGGCTGCCTGAGGCTTGGGGCTAGACTGTACCTGGCTTTATTGAGTCAGGGAAAGCATACTGACCAACACTGTGGTAAGGTCAAGAGTCTAGCTTTGGTCCTGGCTTGGCCACTTTCCTGTCACATGACCCTTTGTCACAAAGGAGCTTCCATTTCCTCACAGGGTGCACAGTGGAGGTGGTCCCTACCCCTGAGTCATTGTGAGGTTGAGACGGGCTGTTCCACATTCCTTACATGGCTGAGCTCAGCCTTGCAGGGAGGTGTGCTATGCTGTGTGCCCACGGTGAAATAGTGATCAGTCGGGTCATTGTTTGTTTTGGCAGGACCTGTATATCCGCTGGAAGGGGCCATCCTTTGATGTGCAGGTGGGGTTACACGAGCTGTTGGGCCATGGCAGTGGCAAGCTCTTTGTGCAGGTGAGAAGGGCCACCAGGGGCCACTTGACCTGACCCTCCTATGAGTGGAGCTGTTCATTTCTAGGGCAACATGGCTCCCTTCAGTATCTGGAAAAGTACAGGCTCAAGCCTTGGCAAGGCAGCAGCAGAGACTGGCTCCTCCTGGTCTCTGTCTAGGGGCTACCTGAGTCCTACCTTCAAGGGGTGCTTTCCTACCTTGAGCCGAGCAGTTCCTCTTGGTCATCAGCTCAGCTGAACTGAGCCCTCTTTACCCATTCAGTCACCTGGGCTCATggaagaatgggggtgggggtcaagCCAAGTGTTTTTTACTTAAGGTACTGCCCCCCGGAGCACTTCTTTTTCCTCATTAGCCACAGTGCCTGGAGCCCTAGGCTCACACCTGGCTAAGGAAACTCCTGGGCTCCCAGTGTGGAGCCCCACAGCTGAACTAACCAGAGAAGGATAAGGACCACCAGTGAGGATGGGGTCCTGGGCTGGACCTGCTTCCTTTGCTGGGGCTGCCTCCCTAGACGAGGAGTTGGACCTGGTAAGGCAAGAGAATTTAGAGGGCAGCTGAAGGGGCAGCAGCCAGCATCGTGTCTCATCCAGTCTTTACTGAGGCCATGCTCTTAAATACTTTTCTTCTGGCTGGGCCTCAGTGGACCCATCTGTACAGTGGGGTTTCTGATGCCATCCCATGAACTATagtgaagaacaaaagagaaagtgaggtGTAAGTCCTGGCACCGTAGGGTTTTAGCAAACCTTTATGAGTATTAGGAGGCAGAGAGGTTCTGCAACCTGAATCCATTTGGGGGCTCATGGTGTCTGAGCCCCAGTTTTCCCACCTGTGATGTATGGATAGAGCCTTTCCCCAAGAGGTGGCTGTATTAAATGTGTCAACACATAAAAGACACCTGGCATATGGCGGCATGGGGAGGGTTGGCAGCACGAGTGTTGGGGCCATGACAGGGACAGAAGCAGCCAGGCTCTTTGGACTACCTATCAGGGCGTTTCCCACACAGGTCTGGAGAATTTGAGTTCACAGACAATTTCAGGTGGTCTCTCCCTTGTTTGTACAGTGAAGCGAGCTGGTGGTTTCTCTACTTCTGCGGGAGCCACGGAGATGGTTGGCATCACAGAGCTCTGAGGACTGCAGGCATTAGTATAACAGTGTCCTTATGGTTCCTGCCTGACCTTTCCATTTCCTTATATTTCTGAGCTACTTAGATTCTGTTCAGGGACACTGTCCCTTAGCCCACCCCACATTCATGACCCTTCTTCTACAGGATGAGAAAGGTGCGTTCAACTTTGACCAGGATACAGTGACCAACCCAGAGactggggagcaggtgaggagaGCATGGGTGGAGCCCTGCTGCTGAGACGGGGGGACACAGGCAGGGCCTAATTGCTGGCTCCTGGGTCATCCTTCTAGATTCAGAGCTGGTACCGGAGTGGAGAGACGTGGGATAGCAAATTCAGCACCATTGCCTCCAGCTACGAAGAGTGCCGGGCCGAGAGTGTGGGCCTCTACCTGTGCCTCaacccccaagtgctggagtaGGAACAGCGGGCTAGAGGGGTGATGGGGCTAGTGAgtcccacactgggcagctctgAGGGTATTGGAACACAGGGCTAATCGGATCATCCCTGTCCCCTCCACCAGGATCTTTGGCTTTgagggagctgatgcagaagatGTAATCTACGTGAACTGGCTCAACATGGTTCGGGCTGGACTGTTGGCTTTGGAGTTCTACACTCCAGAGGCAGCCAACTGGCGACAGGTGGGACTGGCGAGGAGCCACCTTCAGGGTAGAGAGGGAGCTTGCCATGTGGCCACAGTTGGGATTCTGGGTGCAGGGATGGGACAAACCACATCACATTTCTCCTGGAAAGAGAGTCAGGATCCAAATTCATGCAGTCTTCCTTCTTAGCCATTGGACTTGGTTACAATAGTTTTTTCAGCCaatcagtggtggtgcacgaccagcctggtctattagagctagttccaggacaggctccaaagccacagagaaaccttgcctcgaaacccactccccccaacccccccaaaaaaaacatttttttgccttttttgtttgttttggggttttgtttgtttgttgtggttgttttagtgttttttctctgtatagccctggttgttctggaactctttctgtagtctggccttgaactcagaggtccacctgcctctgcctctcgagtgctgggattaaaggtgtgtgccaccacacctgaccaaCATGTAGTTTGAAACTATGGTAATCAACGTTGATTTAgttttttaactatttattatttgtgtgtgtagagttagttctcttcttctatttttttgagtcctgggagtcaaactcaagttgtcaggcttgcatggcaagtgctttacttgTCAAGCCAGTTTGCtggccctttttatttttttaaaggaatattaAGTAAATGCAGTTTGAGAAGGCAGTACATGTCATCAAAGGCTGTGCACTATAAAACCTTGCAGCAGCTGGGGGAATCTGAGACAGGTTTACCTGAATCCAGAAGTTCCTGAgaagcctgggcaacatagcaagaccccatcacaaaggagaaaagagggctgtagggatggttcagtggttggggacactgcctgctctttcagaagGCCCCGGGTTTATTTACATGACCGATAAGaattgcttgtaactccagttccaaggaatccaatacCTTCTCTTGGATCCTACAGATATTGCATACAtatggcacacatgcatgtaagcaaaacacccatgcatataaaataaaaatgaaacaagtttttaaaaagttaaagacagaaagaaaattatgtatgtatgcatacatacacacgtaAAAGAAAGCTCGTTTTAGAATCTGGACTGAGTTTGACTCCTGACTGTCCTTaacagctgtgtgactttgaaccAGTCATTTCCCTTCCCTAGGCCCCAGTGTTTCGTCATATGTAAAAGTGGGGATAATGATGCCTGTTTGGTTCCATTGTTCAGCACAAAAAAGATTGGGAAAGAGCcagctgtggtggcgcacacctttaatcccagcagtagggaggcagaggcaggcggatctctgtaagttcaaggccagcctggtctacaaagtgagttccaggacagtcaaggctacacagagaaaccctgtctcaaaaaaaacaaaaacaaaaacgattGGGAAACAGAGTCCTCAGGGTCTTGGTAGTGAGGGGACCCTGGGAGTAGCTGCTATCTGGAGCATTAAGAGCTGTGACAGGTGATAAGGGCGCATTGGGCACTAGGCTCTGCTCACACAGCCTGCCCCAGTGAACAGGAGAAGGAAGAATTGGAAGGGAGAGGAGTGGGCAGAAAGGATAAGAGGGAATAAATGGACAGTGGCAACTTGACAGCATGTTGAACACCTTTACAAGTTTTGCATCAAGCACTGAAGAGGGGCAACAAATGATCTCTTCCCCTTGGCCCTGATAGGCCCACATGCAGGCTCGATTTGTGATCCTGAGGGTTTTACTGGAGGCTGGCGAAGGACTCGTTACGGTCACTCCAACCACAGGTTCTGATGGGCGCCCAGATGCCCGTGTCCATCTGGACCGCAGCAAGATCCGGTCAGTGGGCAGACCTGCTTTGGAGCGGTTCCTACGGAGACTCCAGGTAAGTAAAGGTTTCATCTTGAACACCTCCAACttcttctctgtccctccctcccatcctatcAATACCTCTTAACCCCCTGGCCAGTCCATTCATCCAGCAAGTCTTTCTGGTGACTGAGAATAAGCTAAGAGCAGTTTCTCACACAGTCATTCATTCATGACTGCAAACGTGATGCCTTCAGATCATGGCAAAGAGCTGTATGGTCGTGATCCTGTTGAGTGTGATGCTAAGTGAGACTGGAAAGGAAAGGCCTGATGTTtgcagagtccagaaaagggcattgattcccctggaactggaggtacagacagctgtgagccagcaTATGGgcactgggaatagaacccaggtcctgtggaagagcagtcagtgcccttttttctttttccgagacagggtttctctgtggctttggagcatcacctggaactagctcttgtagaccaggctagtctcaaactcacagagatccacctacctctgcctccctactgctgggattaaaggcttgcactgcTGTCGCCACCACCTggcacagccagtgctcttaaccacttactcatttctccagtccctgagAAACCCATCTTTGTGGTATGGTACTTTCTACAAGAATAGGGACATATTGGGTGTTTCCAGCAATTCAtatatcataaaaaataaaatcatgattcTTTGATTTAGGATCAAAGTATCTCTGTGATTTTTACACCAATCTGTTTCCAGGAAGGATCTAAAGAAACTTTCCATAAAACCTGTGGGAGTttggggtgattttttttttgaaattgggGGGGCAGGCactggtggggtgtgtgtgtgtgtgtgtgtgtatgtgtgtgtgtgtgtgtgtgtgtatgtgtgtgtggccaggcaatggtggtgcagtTCTTTTATTCTAGCAcgcaggagacagaggccagatggatctctgtgagtttgaggacagcctgatatacagagtgagtttcaggatggccAGGACTGTCACActgtcacacaaagaaaccctatctcaaaaagcaaaaaagaaaaaagaaaagaaaaccatgatgTCTTTGGTAGTTTCAGGAGTAGGAAGGGGGCATTAATTGGCAAAGCTAATGAGACCTAGGTGGGGGCTGGAATTTAGTTAGTAGTAAAGGGCCAGTATGAAGGTGGTAAAGAGAGAAAGTCATGCTGACAGCCTCTGGAGCTCACTGTACCATCTTTACAACTTTTTAATAAATACAAGATTTTTTGCTGCAAATGGCAAAAACAAGGAGCTGTTCTCAGAGCATTAGGTGTAGGAATCAAGGAATCAAATCTACCAGCTCCTAAGCAAGATTAAACCAGCCCCTTCTAGAGGCTGAGCCagtaggtcttttttttttttttttttttgagcagggtcTTCTTATGTGGCCCTAGCTGGCCTgcaactctctgtagaccagtctggcctcaaactcacagagactgatttGCTTCTTTCTCCCTAGTGCTAGGCTAAAGGTGTTACCACCATGAGTGACTCAGTTGAGTCTTTGTACAAGGGGAATCTTACAGCAAGCATCAAGTTCAGTTTCCTCAGCAGTGtttcacagaaacagaatatGAAGTCATCTTTGATTCAGCTGTATATTGTGTCAGCCATGTTTTTCCCACTGGTATTAACAAAGGTTAGGTGTGAACCTGTATTTATGACTTCTTGGGAGGTCTGGCAACAGTAGGCTCAATTCCTCTGTGACTAACTGGCCAGAACTGAATAGTAGCCTCATATTCAGTCATGGCACTGACTATTCATTTTCCCCGGggacttcctgcttcctgttattcctatcatccaatttctgtatCCACTAATTCTACATCCATAAATTCAACCAActgcacacatgcaaaaatattcaagagAATTATCTTGTATGTACTGGGCATCCACAATATTTTTTCTTGCCATTCCCTAAACAGTATAGAATAAGAACAATTTACATAGCATTACATGTCTTGGGTATGATAAGTAATCCAAGGAGCTGGGCTGTcggtcagttggtagagtgcttggtgTAATgcacatgaagccctgggttccatcctcagcactgtGTAAAAGTGTCGGTTtgtacctgtgaccccagcactcagatcAGGAGTGTAGTGGCATCCTTCACTACATGattagtttgaggccaacctgggtagACTACataggctctgtctcaaaaaaaaaaaaaaaaatgcataccTGAAGATACCGCTCAGTGGGTAAatatgcttgctgcacaagcttaaggacctgagttaaaattcccagcacccatgtgagaaGCCAGGCCTGGTTgcatacacctgtaaccccagcactgtaagGGGCATAGTCAGGAGGATCGTTGGGCTTGACCAGCCCCAGGTTTAGTGAGAGGCCTCGTAAGGGTTTATGGTGGAGAGCGATCGAGCGGGatgcccagtgtctttctctggcttcctctgcacacaccaaacacacatgtgcatatacatcaaacacatagacacaattaaatctttaaaatttgtaaGAAATCTAAATGTGGTTAAAATATACTATACCAGAAGATGTGTGGAGCACACCCTTTTGGATTAGTGACTTGAACATGCAGATTTTGTTATCCACCGAGGGTGCTAGAACCCACTCCTAGTAGACTGTAGCTGCCTGAGTCACTGCTGATACTACTGGCTCCTTTGGCATCCGTTTTACTAACTCCAGTTTGAGCTACCCAGGTCTGGCTTGTTGGTGTGATGAACATTACATATTACCAAGAAGTGAGAGAGAGATGACCTGAATCCCCCCCAGAGCTtacatgggggaaggagagaaaagactcccatgcacacacaccccaaggaaacagaaaaagaaaaaaactaggggttggggatttagctcagtggtagagcgcttgcctagcaagcgCAAGGCCCTGGCTCATAGGAAAGACAGATTGTAGATCTAactgaagacaaaaagaaataaaacatggagTAGAAAACAATGGGGGGCCAGactaggaattgaacctcagACTTCAGTCTTACTAGGCAGGCactataccactgagctgtatctgaAGCTTTCTAAGAGAAAGGTTAAAGAGAAGCGGAGCAATGTCTAATATAACAAGCTCAAGAGCGTGGGAGAGAGACATAGAAGAGACAGTGTCACAGGAGAACCTGTGTTGGTGGAAGGGAAAGATATGCTTCCATAGCTGCCTCTATATGGGCTTTAATACTATTTACACAGGCGGAGCTTGGATGCTGTTAAAAGCCTCAcctcttttaattttcatttaaattggttttgggtgtgtgtatgtatgtgtgtgagcgtggtgtatgtgtgtgtcctgctctatcactctctgccGTGTTCCCTTGAAACAGGGTCCCTCGCTAAACCTGGAGCAAGGCCGGCAGCCAGCAAGACCCAGGGACACTCCTGTCTCCCCTACCTCCCAGCACTAGGATCACAGACCCATGTGTCATTGCTCAgagttttacatgggtgctgggaatttgaactcatgcTTCTctttcttacccactgaaccatctcttcaacccccaaACCCAACCTCTTAATATATACACTAGCCCCTTTTGAATGTATTAGCTGTCAGACATTGTGCTACATAACCTTTAATCTCCACAGggaaaaggcagaagcaggcagttctcaagtaagttcaaggccagcctagtctatatagcgagactctgtctttaaaaaaaggagaaaaaaaatagccatctaggattttttttttgtttgtttttgaggcagtcttatgtagttcaggctgtacTCCCTATGTTGCCAAGGATGACTATGAACTCtcgatcttcctgtctctaccttccaagttatggaattataggtgtgtgccatatACCCAACTGGGTCATTAAGTTTTAGCACTGAAATTTTATAGAAGACAGATCGTTTCATAGCACATCCTATCCAGATCTAGGCCCAGCTGGCTGTGGTCCCTGGCAGAGTCCTGTGGATGCAAGGTGAGTGCCCATTCTACATGCTTAACTCCTCCTCCTTGCAGGTGCTGAAGTCCACAGGGGATGTGGTTGCAGGGCGGGCCCTGTATGAGGGGTATGCAGCCGTCACTGATGCACCTCCAGAGTGTTTCCTCACCCTCAGGGACACAGTTCTGCTGCGCAAGGAATCCCGGAAACTTATTGTTCAGCCCAACACTCGCCTCGAAGGTAATGGATGTTGCACCCATTTGATGGAGCTACCTGGGATCTTTCCAGAGAACAAATGACACACTTGGTTCAGGGAGGGCTCCCTCACTGCTGTGTCCTTTCTGGCAAACCTCAGGCACAGAAGCTTGGCATTTTCCATCTCACACGCCTGGACACTGGTTGCCAGGCAGCAGCAAGAGGTCGCCGGAAGACCAAAAGAGTAGGAACTTGTAGAGGCCAGGCCAAGGCTTGGAGGATCTGAAAGGTCCTAGCAGGAGGTAAAGTCAGGCAATGAGCTGGAACTGCACAGGCCAAGTAGGACCTAAGAGAATTTGAAACACCAACATTCAGGATGGAGATGTCTTCATTCCTCCCCTGCTTCTCAAATAACATTTCCATTTCTAGAATCCCTGGCCCTGCCTGCATGGTGCTGGTACCTTGTGTGCCTTTTAATCTCTTCAGTGTACTGAGTCCACTCTACTCATAGCCTTTGTACACACTGTTCCTTCAGCTTGGCACAATCGCTCTCAAATCTGTGCCTGTCTGATTCTTCTTGTTGGTCAAGTCCCTGTTACATGGCACCTCCCTGAGATATGCTGTCTTCAGCCCCTCCACACAAAGTAACCCCCTAAATTTCTTATCTCttggcttcattttctttgtactttGATACATTCACTCCAGGAGAAGCCACTGAGGGATGGAACAGTGGATGGGACCCAGCCATTCCCTGAAGCAGTTCAGAGCCCATTAGGAAAGAGAACAAGTGGAGCTACTAATCACACAGGGAAACATTTATGAATGTTTTAAGGATACGAACAGTGTTCTGAACACTTGGATAAAGATCCCATCTATATCTTTAGAGTACCCAGGAAAGTTCTTGGGAGAAAGTGGTGGTGTTTAAACCAGACCTGAGGAACaggttggattttttcaaagatGGTGCTAAGCTGTGGAATGTCCTATGATGGAGCATTTTCCCAATACATAATAGGCCCTGGGTTTTACCCCCAGCACTTTGGTAGTTGGTGGTGATGGTAATGGTGGTGTTGGAGGACTTGCAGGTCCCAGGTCCTATGTTTTCACGATAGGCTGGGATGGTAGCTCATTGGCAGCATGGTCTGCACTGCCAGATATGGCCCTAGGTGCCATCCCCAGTACTGAGAAAAGGCAGAGCCTCACAAGGATTAACTCCAAAGCCCGATGAAGTTTTCGTCTGTGAACTCAAATACACAACACAAATGTATCACATTTGTCTCAGGCCACACAGCTAAGTGGGTGCAGAGTCAAGACTTGAACTTGAGCCATGCTAGCCTGAAGCCTGCTCTCTTAACTACTGGGAACCTCTcagtgcacacaccacacacaggtcAAAGGTAGAGCAGCTGAAGAAGATAAAGGGGGTGCTTCCTGCCAGAATTCAGGAGCCTGGAGACAGGCCCATTTAGCAGGTAAGGTGCTCAGAGATGCTGCTGCTGAGGTAGCTAGCACTCATTGAGCACCAACTGATGCTCTAGCATACATAATCATAGCACCTTGAGAGAAGAGGTCATGTGCTTATTCCCACTTTACTTGTAAGGCACCGAGGCTTAGAACAGCTGGGAAACTTGCCCATGGTCTACACATGTCAATTAGTTGCTGGACTGTGAGTTTCAAGATGCCAAGGACTGTATCTGTTTTATCTAATGTTACACTTAAAAATtgactttagatttattttatgtgtgttttgcttgtatgtatgtatgtgcaccatgtgtacacacaatgcccacaagagggcattgtataccctgggactggatggttatgagtcaccatgtgggttctagaggCCAAGCTGAGtgcagcctgggtcctctgcaagagcaacaagtactcttaacccctgagctatctctctccagcctcctgacaAAGCTCTGTTATTGATCATTTTTGTTAGTGATTgttggggtttggtttggttttattgagACTCGAATTCTCTTGGATTATGGTATGTACTGCGATGCCAGACTTCATTTGAGCTTTGATGCAGGAAGGATGAAAGCTGGTAGCAGTCCATTTAATCTGCTGTAATTCTGCCTTCCTCACTGGTTACTCTAATGACTAAGATAACTGGCCTAAACGTTGAACAGTTTGTGCCAAGAGGTCAGTCAGCACTCGACAGTCTTACGACTCTGTTACTATGATGCAGCTTCCCTATTCACATCTTTCGGTGCTGCtgttttttctctgtctcctcccaggCTCAGAAGTACAGCTTGTAGAGTATGAGGCCTCAGCTGCTGGTCTCATCCGATCTTTCTGTGAGCGTTTTCCAGAAGATGGGCCTGAATTGGAGGAGGTCCTTACCCAGCTAGCCACAGCAGATGCCAGATTCTGGAGGGACCAGGTCAAGGAGGCCCCAGCTGGCCAGGCTTGAGAAGATTTCGTGATTCCTTTCCCCACTCCATAAACCTGTGTGTGTCATTAggagtggggggtaggggtgggctCTGACTCTGGTGCTACCTCAACTGAGGGTGGTGATGCTAACCCTTCTATTTGTCAGCACTTTCTGGTTTACCAAGTACTTCCTCAGTTCCTTGGTCTGCGCTGCCATCTTTGGAGGGAGCTCCACAGGCTGCCTAGTCCAGTTTCCCACATGGGACAATGCAGTTCTGAGAAGTGACTGGTCTAAATCTGGTAGCTGGCATGTGACAGAGCCAGGGCTCAAAGCGTTCTCACCAAATCCAATGCTCTTCGTGTATTACTTttataaccagaaaaataaataccacAAACAACCATCATTGCTATGTGTGAGATTCTTCCTCCCTGTGTTCAGAGCCTGGGGAGGGCACAGTACCGCACTTCTGGCTTCCAGTCCACAACAGGATTTTGCTATCGTCTCTAAAGGAAAGCACAGAGGCATAGTATGAGTTCTGCAGCTCTCCTTTgtgacatattttttttaaagattttatttatttattatgtttacaacattctgcttccattctgcacatcagaagagggcaccagatctcataacggatggttgtgagccaccatgagcagtcggtgctctta
The DNA window shown above is from Cricetulus griseus strain 17A/GY chromosome 3, alternate assembly CriGri-PICRH-1.0, whole genome shotgun sequence and carries:
- the Dpp3 gene encoding dipeptidyl peptidase 3, with the translated sequence MADTQYILPNDIGVSSLDCREAFRLLSPTERLYAHHLSRAAWYGGLAVLLQTSPEAPYIYALLSRLFRAQDPDQLRQHALAEGLTEEEYQAFLVYAAGVYSNMGNYKSFGDTKFVPNLPKEKLERVILGSKAAQQQPEEVRDLWQTCGELMFSLEPRLRHLGLGKEGVTTYFSGNCTMEDAKLAQDFLDSQNLSAYNTRLFKVVDQEGKSHYEVRLASVLNTDPALDSELTSKMKSYEFQGSHFQVTRGDYAPILQKVVEHLEKAKAYAANSHQEQMLAQYMESFTQGSIEAHKRGSRFWIQDKGPIVESYIGFIESYRDPFGSRGEFEGFVAMVNKAMSAKFERLVASAEQLLKELPWPPAFEKDKFLTPDFTSLDVLTFAGSGIPAGINIPNYDDLRQTEGFKNVSLGNVLAVAYATKREKLTFLEEEDKDLYIRWKGPSFDVQVGLHELLGHGSGKLFVQDEKGAFNFDQDTVTNPETGEQIQSWYRSGETWDSKFSTIASSYEECRAESVGLYLCLNPQVLEIFGFEGADAEDVIYVNWLNMVRAGLLALEFYTPEAANWRQAHMQARFVILRVLLEAGEGLVTVTPTTGSDGRPDARVHLDRSKIRSVGRPALERFLRRLQVLKSTGDVVAGRALYEGYAAVTDAPPECFLTLRDTVLLRKESRKLIVQPNTRLEGSEVQLVEYEASAAGLIRSFCERFPEDGPELEEVLTQLATADARFWRDQVKEAPAGQA